The window ATGATATATTAGGCGTCTATGTACTCGGACTTGTTACAGCTTTCGGCGGCGGAGTCATACGAAACTTACTGATCGGCAAACCGATTGTCCTGCTATGGGAGCAAGGACTATATTTTCAAATTGCCTTGTTTGCAATGACACTTGTGTTCTGTATGCCAGTTCGATACATCCGAGTATGGAAAACTTGGGAAGCTTTCTTTGATGCGATTGGTTTGGCTGCTTTTTCCATTCAAGGTGCGCTGTATGCAACGAATATGGGACATCCGCTTAGTGCCATTATTGTTGCTGCTGTTCTGACTGGAATTGGCGGAGGGATGGTTCGGGATGTATTAGCGGGACGAAAGCCGCTCGTACTCAAGGATGAAATTTATGCTGTCTGGGGCATGCTGGCTGGCGCGCTAGTCGGACTTGGTTGGACACAAGGCGCTTGGCAATTAGCTGTTCTATTTGTGCTAATCGTGGTTCTTAGAATGTTATCGGTCTTTTATAAATGGAAACTGCCCAAACGATCCTTGCGGGGTGCCATTGGTGAGGCAACACGCAGATCCGATTCGTAGCATAGAGCTATCTAAAGTTCGAAAGGAGGATGGTTAAAATGGAAACATCATTGTTACACCAGCAAAAGATTTCGGCAGAGACGATTGCATCGCGGATTATTTCGGTGAAAGAATTGCTGCAAACGGAGCTTGACATGTATGAGGTGTCTAAGGATGTAGAAACGGGTGAGCATTATCTTCATTATGCTTACATGCATCGAGATTTTACGAACACCGGTGAGTCGGAATCCTTTCATTATTTGCTGCCCATTGACAGTGATGATGTGCTAGGTTTGATATTTGGGGAACAGGGTTATGCCTATCCAGAGCATTGGCACAAATCATTTTTGCGAAATGGTCCAGAGGGATTTTACATTTGGTTTGACCCGTCACATGAATTGCAGCAATCCGAGGATGATGCGATTGCACAGGACCTATTAAATAAGCTGAGAGAATTTCGTGAAAATGGGAATGTAGATCCGGAAGCAGTTCGTAAGTTGCTTGAAGAACTGGATGAAACACGTAATAAAAAGGAATAGCCATGATTGAATGCATTCATATATGTTTTACAGGAGCCTTGCCGATGATTCGGCGGCGGGCTTTTTTTGTTTAGTAAAAATCAGGATAAATGTCCATATTAACTCTAATGGCTTTTGCTTAGGAGAGGAGGGAGAATCATGGATACAGAGTCCTACCATTTTGCTAACTTTGGCACACGTGAAGATTTGCTGGAAGATCTGCGCAGCCTCGAGTCCCGCATGAAGGATGAACTGGGGTATGAAGTCGCCCTGATTGCTTACACGCAAGAAGATGATGAGAGTAAGAAAAGTAAAGTATGAGCTACTAGAAGGGGGGACTATATGAAAAAAACGATGTTCAAAATCGTGGTGACCGCTATACTCGTCTGCCTATCAGCAGGCTGTGCGAGTCCAAAAAATCAAGCAGGCGCAAGTTCTTCTAACCCGAATGCTGGCAGTTGGGATACAGGATTAAGAAACAATGAAAATCCTTCGATGGGTGCAAAGAGTGTTAATCAATCACCGCAGCCTACGATACTTCAACCTACAATAGATAATGTGAAAGCACATATCAACACGCACTTGCAGCTGAATCGGGATTTAGCGGATCAGCTTATTCAAGCAGCACACCTAGGATCTACAGCTGTTGCCGTAACGGATAACAACATTTATGTCGCCGTTGATACGGGAGGCATGCAAGCGATGGGCGCCAATGATGGTGTTAAGATGTTAAGTAAAAATAATGACCCGGAAAATGAAGCAGGCTTATTCGGCTCGGGGGTAGGCGCACAGATGGATTGGCTCTCGGCCAAACCGCTTCCAGCGGAAAGTTCCAATGCCATTCGACATTTGTTAACTCGTATTTATCCGGAAACGAATATTTTCATCTCGTCGAATCCATATTTCGTGAATCGGATGTTGTACTATGATACGCAGCAGCGAAATAATAAACGAATGGATACGTATTTGAATGAATTTAACACGATGGTCCAATATGCGTTCCCAACCTATTCCTCAGGACAAAGAAACGAGTTACCTTAAGGATACTTAAAAAAGCAAAATGCGTAACTATTCCATAGTTGCCCTATAGTCGCTCTCCCTCAGCTGTCTGCTGGGGGTTTTGTCGTATTTATTTGGGTTCTTGAGATGTTTTAATGACTTTATAAAAGGAGTACGACGATGTTAACACATTCCGAGTATTTGAATGCTTGCCACGCGTCTATTAGGATGAATGAGTAATCGGTATAAGGTCCGTGCTTATTGTAGTTCGCGAGAGTGTGATTATGTTCATAAGGATGATGTGATCCAAGCGATTAACTTTGAAACCGCATACGGTTTGGCGCTGTATTATAATGATATCCCTTCCAAACCGAATTGTCCGAAATGCGGAGAATCGATGGCTTTTTATTCTCACTCGATTATTGATGAACCGTGGCTGCCCTGAAAAGCTTGACAATCTAAGCTTTCCTGATAAATAGTAAGAGGACAAAGGGATCAGGAAAGGACCATAAAATCATGATGACAGACACATTACCACAAGAAATACGTGAGCATATAGAGCAGAATAAGCAGCAAAGACAGACAGAACATTCAGCAGAAGAACATAAACTCATTGGAACGGCAGCTTTCGAAGCCCCTAGTAAAGACATATTAACGGATGCCATAATTGCTCTTTACTTGGGCAAAAATGTCTTGTTGAAGGGTCCAACCGGGTCAGGAAAGACGAAGCTGGCTGAGCATGTTTCAGCGTTCTTTGATCAGCCCATGCATGCCGTCAACTGTTCAACTGATCTCGATGCTGAAGCCTTGCTAGGATTCAAAACGCTATCGCACGATGAGCAGGGTCGTACTCAGATTGCCTTCATACCCGGTCCGATCATGAAAGCCATGACGAAGGGACATTTTCTATACATAGACGAAATTAATATGGCCAAGCCGGAAACTTTACCTTTGATCAATGGTGTTTTGGATTATCGTAGATCGATTACGAACCCTTTTACAGGGGACGTCATTACAGCGCATCCGGACTTCCGAGTTGTTGCAGCAATTAATGAAGGCTATATTGGTACAGTACCGCTCAACGAAGCCTTGAAAAACCGCTTTGTAACGATTGATGTTCCCTATTTGCAAGGGGAGACACTGTTTCAACTGCTAAAGAGCAAATCTGTTTTACGGAATGAAAAGCAGCTAAGAACATTCGTACAGTTATCTGCCGATTTACTATCCCTTATTGAAATGGGGCAGCTGCCCGATGAAGCAGGATCGATCCGAGCTCTACTGGATGCTTGCGATTTGACGGCTTATATTCCTCCCATGCGGGCAGTTGCGCGAGCTATTGCTGATAAATTGGAGGATGAAAGGGAGCGTGCAGCCGTGATGAATGCGGCCGAGACGTTATTCTGAGCCAATGTTTGTAGGAAAGCTAAGCTTATTAGAGGATAAAATCGATGCGATGCTCCAAATGCAGCTTGTAGATTTAGGCCGGATGTTCACCAAGCGCAAAGAACTTGAGGTGGAAGCGGCGTTCCATGCTGACTATGAGGAAGCTTCCGCTCGTATAACTGTGAGTCAGTTTTGGCGGGATTATCCTGCGGTTGATAAAACGGCAGGGATGAAGAGTGATGTTTACCTGCGCGGTATCGGTAGTGCTTGGTTTACAGGGGCAGACGCCGTAAAGTCATATCTACACTTTTGCCAAAGTGCGAGTCTCCCGAAGCTGGCTAACACGATCTTTGCTCTATGTGAGGATATGCGGTTAGAGCGTATTTGTCGAGCTCGCAGACCGGGGACTGCCCGCGTATTCGCACATCGGCATCGCATATATAGGGTCTATTTTCAACATAAGCTGCGTACACACCTGAGCAAAGGTGAGTTGGCAGACGCTGTTCTTTTATTGGTATATGGTTGGTTTACAGGGTTGGAATGGCACGCTAGCTTGGAGGATGCTGGTGCTGGTGCTGGACTTTCTGGCCGGTTAGCTCAGCTGTATCCGATTTTGGAGCAGATTGAGGATGCAGCACATACTGCGGAGGTTGCCGCTTGCTGCGAGACGATGATGGACTCGCTGTCTTATTGGCTAGACGGAGATGCGACAGCTGCCTATTTCTGGATGCAGCCGGGCAGCGGAGTGGCGGAGCCGCTGCCTGCAAGGTATAAGGGCGAGCTGAAGCGTGCGAAGCGGCTCGCAAATGATGATGTGCTCCCCGAGCAAGAGGGGGAGCGTCAGATGCCGGGCCAGGAGCGCATGCCGACCTGGCACCGTGAGAGCAGCGACCGCAGCCCGGGGCTGCTACGGTTTGAGTTGGAGCGCGGCTCGCGCACAGCCGCGCAGGGGTCTGCGCCCCGCGAGGGCGACGCGTCCGACCAGGTGCTCGCCATCGCCCAAGGGCGCTCGATGCGCGCGGGGCGCACTGGCGCCGCCTCCGGCGAGCGGCGCGAGAGTGCTGCCGTGCCCGCTGCCGCGGGGCACGGGGAGGGCGCTGTCGCCGCGTATGCGACGGCGACGTGGCTGGCGCCTGAACGGCCGACTGCTGCGCAGGAGGCCGGGTACAGGCGCCTGAGCGAGCGCGCAGCGCCGCTCGCGAAGCCATTGCAGCGTGCCATTCGGCGCACGCTGGAGCAGAAGCGGATCGCCCCACGCGGCGATCGGTTGTTCGGGCGGCTCGACAAGCGGCTAACGCGAGCCATGACGCAAGAGATGCCGCGCCTCTTCTATAAGAAGCGCGCGCCGGTACCTCAGCTCGACGCGGCGTTCGCGCTGCTCGTCGACTGCTCGGCGTCCATGTATGACAAAATGGACGAAACCAAGCTCGGTCTCGTGCTCTTCCACGAGACCCTCCGATCCTTACGAATCCCGCACGAAATCGTGGGATTCTGGGAGGACGCGGATCGCGTCACGGAGAAGGAAGCGCCGAACCTGTTCCAGGTTGCGGTCGACTTCAACTCCTCCTTAGCATCCGGAAGCGGCGCGGCTCTGCTGCAGCTTGAGCCTCAGCAAGATAACCGCGACGGCTTCGCGATTCGTCGCATGACGGAACGGCTGCTGCGGCGCACAGAACGGCAGCGCATCCTCTTGGTGTTCTCGGATGGCGAGCCTTCGGCAGCCAATTACAATGATGTCGGTATCCTCGACACCTATGAAGCCGTGCTGCACGCTCGGCGACAAGGTATTGAGGTCATCAGCGTTTTTCTGGCCAGTGGCGCTGTCCACGAAACGGAGAGGATTGCCATGCGCAACATGTATGGGCGCAGTAGTATTGTCGTCCCCAATATAGAGGAGCTCGCCGAGCAGTTGGTGCCCATTTTGCGCAAACTTCTGCTCAAATCTATCTTTTAATGTCGAAATCCTTTACAATAGATCAGGGTATTTTATGTTCATGCCAGATGGAATGCTCTGCTTATCTCCATTTTCTTTTTCTTTACTTACATACATATCAAACCATTATTTGCTTATTTCGACATAACATAAGGGGGATTTCATTTCATGTACGGAGCACCATTATCGAACAAAGCCAAGAAAATTATGCTGCTTGGATCCGGGGAGCTTGGGAAAGAAGTTGTCATCGAAGCGCAGCGTCTAGGGATTGAAACAATCGCTGTTGACCGTTACGCGAATGCACCAGCCATGCAAGTAGCACATCGCAGCCATGTCATTAATATGCTCGATGGGGAGCAGCTTAGAGCTTTGATTGAGCAAGAGCGTCCTGATCTTATCGTACCTGAAATTGAAGCCATTGCTACGCCTGTTCTTGTGGAGCTTGAGAAGGAGGGCTATCGTGTCATTCCTACGGCTACAGCTTCCCGTTTGACCATGGACCGCGAGGGGATTCGCCGCCTTGCTTCAGAGACACTAGAGCTGCGAACAGCAAAGTATGCTTTCGCAAATAGTCTCGAAGAATTACATGCTGCCGTTGCGGAAATTGGAACACCTTGTGTCATTAAGCCGATTATGAGCTCCTCGGGTAAAGGTCAAAGTGTATGCCGAACACCTGAGAATGTGGAACAATCCTGGAACATCGCCATGGAAGGCGGCCGCGCGAAAAACGCTCGTGTGATTGTGGAAGAATTCATTCATTTTGAATCTGAAATTACGTTGTTGACTGTTCGTTCAGTCTCAGGTACTACGTATTGTGAGCCGATTGGACACATTCAAAAGGATGGGGATTACATCGAATCGTGGCAGCCTCATGTAATGACGGAACAGCAAATTTCAGACGCCCAGCACATGGCCAAAACCATTACGGACGCGCTCGGAGGCTTCGGGCTTTATGGGGTTGAGCTGTTCCTGACCAAGGAAGGCGTTTATTTCAGTGAAGTCTCGCCTCGTCCACATGACACGGGTATGGTCACGATGGCAACGCAGGATTTGAGCGAATTTGCCTTGCATGCTAGAGCGATTCTGGGACTGCCTATAACTGGTATTCGTCTTTTGACGCCAGGTGCTAGTTATACCCTTAAAGCGGATCGTGAACAGGTAGAGTATTCAATTAGCGGGTTAGAGCAAGCTTTATCCGTACCCAATACGCAGGTTCGCGTCTTCGGTAAGCCGGAGACAAAAGTGGGACGCCGCATGGCTGTTGCGCTGAGTAGTGCAGATACGGTAGAGGAAGCACGAAGCCTTGCGAAGCAAGCGGCTGGATTGCTTAAACTAAACTACGAATAAGATAGGTTACCCAAGTCAAGTCATCATCAGGAGGCAAGCACAATGGAAGCTAAACCAGCAAGACTCTCCCGAACCGTTTTGACAGAAATTATTTTGCCGGCAGACACGAATTATCACAATACCGTGTTTGGCGGTCGCGTGATGCAATATATAGATAAGGTAGCAACGATTGCCTCGATGCGTCATTCGCGAAGAGGTGTCGTTACAGCATCTAGTGATAGCTTAGACTTCTTCGCCCCTGTCAAACTTGGAGAGGCTATTCAGTTGGAGGCCTTTGTTACGTGGACGCATCGAAGTTCGATGGAGGTTTATGTGAAAATCGAGTCGGAGAACCTTCTGACAGGCGAAAAGAAGCGTACTGCGACGGCCTACCTAACCTTCGTGGCGCTGGATGAATATGGACAACCGTGTCCGGTGCCGGAAATCATCCCTGAAACGGATGAAGAAAAACGCCTGTTCGAAACAGCCGAAACTCGATTTGCCGCGCGCAAGCTTCGCAAAGAAGAGCGGAATTTGAACATGTAGTCTTTTTGATTGAAAATACAATTTCCCCTGAAGCGTTGGGCAGTTCCTTACTAGGAACTGTCCTTTTTGTATATTTGGAGGAAATAACTTCGACTACCTTAGCCGTCACTTGATATTATGGTATAATATGCCATAAACAATGATTTGAAGGAGTGAGGACGATAGAACACTATTTGTTCAAACAGCTGGCTTTCGTGAGGGGCCAAACCTTAAAATTGATGGATGGAGTTACCGAAGAAACAGCCGACCGAATTCCCGATGGCTTTCGAAATAATATCCGTTGGCAGCTGGGGCACATTTATGTCGTGCTTGAACGTTTCGCATTTCAATATGTGGGTCTTCCACTTCGTTTGCCAGAAGGGTTCAAGGAGCAGTTTGAGTATGGTACTACGCCTTTAAACTGGCCCAATTCCGCTGCCGTTCCTACCTTGCAAGAGTTGGAGAACTTGCTGAAAGATCAGCAAGAGCGGATACGTGATGTGCTCGGTCATCGCTTAGAGGAGAAAATTGTTCCACCTTACACGACTTCAGCAGGAATGACCTTGGAGACGCCTGAGCAGTTTCTTAGTTTTAATTTGTACCATGAAGGCATGCATATAAGTGTCATTAAACTTTATAAAATTTTATTACGAGATTCATAGTCATCCGTATAAGCGAACCGATGGCATCAGGACAGATACTCCAAGGGGTGCTGTCCCTTTTTGTTTTGACTTTGTAAAAATAGAGGAATAATTTGGGATTTATTGAATTAAAGAAGGAGTGATAAATCCGTATTTTTTTAATGAAAGAGTTCCTCTGTCTATCAAAAAACTTACGAAGGAGAGGATATACATGGATAAAGTGATTAATTATTATAATAGATTTGACGAATGGGGCCGACTTGATAGAGAACCTATTGAATTTATAGTTAACTGGCACCATATAAGGAGTTTGCTACCGCAGAAAGGGCACATCTTAGATAACGGTGCTGGACCAGGTAAATACTCAGTTGAATTAGCGAAATGCGGTTATGAGGTTACACTAACGGATCTTACCCCGAGATTAGTAGAAATAGCTGGTGAGAAGGCAGTCGAATTGAAGTTAGAGGAGTTTTTCAAAGGTTTTCATATTGTTGATGCAAGAAATTTAGACATTTTCAATGATGAACAATTTGATGCATCATTGATGTTGGGGCCTTTATATCATTTACAGACACCATCGGATCGGGATTCTGCCATACAAGAATTGCATCGAGTTACTAAGCGGGATGGTCTTGTATTTGTGGCATTCATGACTAGGATACGGCATCTAACGACTTCCTTATTATTTCCTCAACACTGGAAACCGAATGATAACATAGAGGATATAAACTCATTTTTAGAAACCGGTATATTTAATCATAAGGACGAAGGAAGATTCACAGGGGCGTATTATTTTAACATAGAAGACATTAATCCTTTCATGGAATCTCATGGATTTGAAAGCCTCAAATTGATTGGGTCATCTAGTATAGCTGGTTCATTTAAGTCAGAGCAATTTGACTATTGGCGTTCTCGTGGCGAAGAAGAATTTCAAGAAGTAATGAATTTGATTTACAAAGAATCTGAGAATCCTCACATATTAGGAGTGTCTTCACATTTATTGTATATCGGTCGAAGAAAGGCGTGATATAACTATGGGTTACATTATGGATTTAAGAAAGATGGTTGGAACAAGACCTTTAATTATGGCCGGTGCTTGTGTCGTTGTTATTCATAATAACTCCATTTTATTAGAGAGAAGAACTGATAATGGCATGTGGGGATTACCAGGAGGATCCTTAGAGCCTGGGGAAACAATGGAACAGGTAGCAAGAAGAGAGTTATTTGAAGAAACCGGTTTACAAGCCAAGAAGCTTGAATTATTAGATGTATTTTCAGGTCAAGAATTGTATTACAAATATCCACACGATGATGAGGTCTATAACGTAGTTGCTGCTTATATATGTGAAGAATTTGATGGAGTTATCAATCAAGATGAGTCAGAAGTAGCAGAAATTAGATTTTTTGCAATTGATGAGATACCTGACAATATTAGTCCTCCAGACAAACCAATACTACATACTTTTTTAACGAGATAGTAAATCTAGAACAAAGATTAGGAGCTTAAATGTCCGAATATTACTGGGATAATAAGATTGAATAGTGGTTTTGGATATTTGGGGCTTAAACTGTTACCGCTTTTACCCGAAGGATCAACCTATACGGGAATTGACAAGGGAAATGAACTTATTAATACGGCGAAGGAAGTCTTTCAAAATCAGTCTTTCCCATCAGAATTTTACGTGAGTGACATCGAAGAAGTTACAATAGACAGAAAGTATGACATAGCTATGTGCCATGCTTTTTTATTACATATGTCTGATTCAAAGAAAGTACTTCAGAAGATGATTGATTGTGTTTTAGATGATGGAATGGTCATTTGCTTTGAACCACATTGGATTGCTAATATGTCAAACTACTGTCTTGACGAACTGGAGCAGTCTAAAATGGTTAAATTGGGTATTTTGCAAAAATTGTACGAGGGAGATTTTAATCAAAAGGGTAAGGACGGAAATATAGGGATCAAACTACCTATCTATCTCAGTCAATTAGGTTTGAAGAACGTTGAGTGTAGAGTAAGTGATAAGGTTAATTTCTTGGATCAGAATATGGACTTGCTAAGTAAGCAAAGTCTTTATAACTCTTTGAGGGAAGAAGGATTAGGGGAGTTACCTGGAGAGAAAGAGGAATTTCTTCATAATTTAGTGAATCGTGGATTATTGCTTAATGATGCAATGAATCAATATGAGGCTGAGATACTATTTTCAAAGGAATTCGATGATAATTCTTACTTAACATATGCACCAAACATGAAAATTACATTTGGCACTGTGAAGAGATAGAGGAATTAAAGGATATATAAAACAAACTAAACAATCAAAGGAGTCAATATCATGATCAGATTGTGTGAATATCTAGATAAAGATGTAATCTATCAGATTATCAATGATGCCGCTCAAGCATACGAAGGGGTTATTCCTTATGATATGTATCATGAACCGTACATGACAATGGAAGAGTTAAATCATGAAATGAATGAAGGAGTTATGTTTTGGGGGCTAGAGGAAAACAATGAATTACTTGGAGTCATGGGAATACAAGATAAAGGGGAAGTATCCTTAATCAGACATGCTTATGTTAAAACGAATCAACGTAAAGGTGGTATAGGGACCAAGCTTCTGAATCATTTAATTAATTTAACAGATAAACCTATAGAAACAATTGAATGGGCTAGTAGGGCAGGGATACAAACGCTGAATATGCATTTAAATAATGGCATTTACTTTACGCTGCCCCATGAGAGAATGTGGATTAATAAACAATACGAAACTGAATTTAATAAATTACTATATGAGTCATATTCTCAACTCTATCAGCTTGCTAATTCTTTAGATGTTGTTTTATCGATTGAAAATACATGCAATTTTCATATTCCATTCATCAGAAGGGCTCTCGAGATGTTAGCGAAGTTCGAAAATTTTCACCTTACATGGGATGTAGGACACGATGCTAAAGTTAACTTTAAGGAAGAGGTTGTATTCCGCGAATTTACTGATCGAATTAAG is drawn from Paenibacillus sp. V4I7 and contains these coding sequences:
- a CDS encoding trimeric intracellular cation channel family protein encodes the protein MNWELFSIIGTIAFAVSGAIVAMEEEYDILGVYVLGLVTAFGGGVIRNLLIGKPIVLLWEQGLYFQIALFAMTLVFCMPVRYIRVWKTWEAFFDAIGLAAFSIQGALYATNMGHPLSAIIVAAVLTGIGGGMVRDVLAGRKPLVLKDEIYAVWGMLAGALVGLGWTQGAWQLAVLFVLIVVLRMLSVFYKWKLPKRSLRGAIGEATRRSDS
- a CDS encoding AAA family ATPase gives rise to the protein MMTDTLPQEIREHIEQNKQQRQTEHSAEEHKLIGTAAFEAPSKDILTDAIIALYLGKNVLLKGPTGSGKTKLAEHVSAFFDQPMHAVNCSTDLDAEALLGFKTLSHDEQGRTQIAFIPGPIMKAMTKGHFLYIDEINMAKPETLPLINGVLDYRRSITNPFTGDVITAHPDFRVVAAINEGYIGTVPLNEALKNRFVTIDVPYLQGETLFQLLKSKSVLRNEKQLRTFVQLSADLLSLIEMGQLPDEAGSIRALLDACDLTAYIPPMRAVARAIADKLEDERERAAVMNAAETLF
- a CDS encoding nitric oxide reductase activation protein NorD; the encoded protein is MPGQERMPTWHRESSDRSPGLLRFELERGSRTAAQGSAPREGDASDQVLAIAQGRSMRAGRTGAASGERRESAAVPAAAGHGEGAVAAYATATWLAPERPTAAQEAGYRRLSERAAPLAKPLQRAIRRTLEQKRIAPRGDRLFGRLDKRLTRAMTQEMPRLFYKKRAPVPQLDAAFALLVDCSASMYDKMDETKLGLVLFHETLRSLRIPHEIVGFWEDADRVTEKEAPNLFQVAVDFNSSLASGSGAALLQLEPQQDNRDGFAIRRMTERLLRRTERQRILLVFSDGEPSAANYNDVGILDTYEAVLHARRQGIEVISVFLASGAVHETERIAMRNMYGRSSIVVPNIEELAEQLVPILRKLLLKSIF
- the purT gene encoding formate-dependent phosphoribosylglycinamide formyltransferase, producing MYGAPLSNKAKKIMLLGSGELGKEVVIEAQRLGIETIAVDRYANAPAMQVAHRSHVINMLDGEQLRALIEQERPDLIVPEIEAIATPVLVELEKEGYRVIPTATASRLTMDREGIRRLASETLELRTAKYAFANSLEELHAAVAEIGTPCVIKPIMSSSGKGQSVCRTPENVEQSWNIAMEGGRAKNARVIVEEFIHFESEITLLTVRSVSGTTYCEPIGHIQKDGDYIESWQPHVMTEQQISDAQHMAKTITDALGGFGLYGVELFLTKEGVYFSEVSPRPHDTGMVTMATQDLSEFALHARAILGLPITGIRLLTPGASYTLKADREQVEYSISGLEQALSVPNTQVRVFGKPETKVGRRMAVALSSADTVEEARSLAKQAAGLLKLNYE
- a CDS encoding acyl-CoA thioesterase: MEAKPARLSRTVLTEIILPADTNYHNTVFGGRVMQYIDKVATIASMRHSRRGVVTASSDSLDFFAPVKLGEAIQLEAFVTWTHRSSMEVYVKIESENLLTGEKKRTATAYLTFVALDEYGQPCPVPEIIPETDEEKRLFETAETRFAARKLRKEERNLNM
- a CDS encoding DinB family protein produces the protein MRTIEHYLFKQLAFVRGQTLKLMDGVTEETADRIPDGFRNNIRWQLGHIYVVLERFAFQYVGLPLRLPEGFKEQFEYGTTPLNWPNSAAVPTLQELENLLKDQQERIRDVLGHRLEEKIVPPYTTSAGMTLETPEQFLSFNLYHEGMHISVIKLYKILLRDS
- a CDS encoding bifunctional 2-polyprenyl-6-hydroxyphenol methylase/3-demethylubiquinol 3-O-methyltransferase UbiG, which encodes MDKVINYYNRFDEWGRLDREPIEFIVNWHHIRSLLPQKGHILDNGAGPGKYSVELAKCGYEVTLTDLTPRLVEIAGEKAVELKLEEFFKGFHIVDARNLDIFNDEQFDASLMLGPLYHLQTPSDRDSAIQELHRVTKRDGLVFVAFMTRIRHLTTSLLFPQHWKPNDNIEDINSFLETGIFNHKDEGRFTGAYYFNIEDINPFMESHGFESLKLIGSSSIAGSFKSEQFDYWRSRGEEEFQEVMNLIYKESENPHILGVSSHLLYIGRRKA
- a CDS encoding NUDIX hydrolase, producing MGYIMDLRKMVGTRPLIMAGACVVVIHNNSILLERRTDNGMWGLPGGSLEPGETMEQVARRELFEETGLQAKKLELLDVFSGQELYYKYPHDDEVYNVVAAYICEEFDGVINQDESEVAEIRFFAIDEIPDNISPPDKPILHTFLTR
- a CDS encoding methyltransferase domain-containing protein, encoding MTGIIRLNSGFGYLGLKLLPLLPEGSTYTGIDKGNELINTAKEVFQNQSFPSEFYVSDIEEVTIDRKYDIAMCHAFLLHMSDSKKVLQKMIDCVLDDGMVICFEPHWIANMSNYCLDELEQSKMVKLGILQKLYEGDFNQKGKDGNIGIKLPIYLSQLGLKNVECRVSDKVNFLDQNMDLLSKQSLYNSLREEGLGELPGEKEEFLHNLVNRGLLLNDAMNQYEAEILFSKEFDDNSYLTYAPNMKITFGTVKR
- a CDS encoding GNAT family N-acetyltransferase, which encodes MIRLCEYLDKDVIYQIINDAAQAYEGVIPYDMYHEPYMTMEELNHEMNEGVMFWGLEENNELLGVMGIQDKGEVSLIRHAYVKTNQRKGGIGTKLLNHLINLTDKPIETIEWASRAGIQTLNMHLNNGIYFTLPHERMWINKQYETEFNKLLYESYSQLYQLANSLDVVLSIENTCNFHIPFIRRALEMLAKFENFHLTWDVGHDAKVNFKEEVVFREFTDRIKHMHLHDCNDKSDHQPLYNGNVPINDRLLFAENYGLSVVIEVKTSTSLRESVEQLKKNYK